Proteins encoded within one genomic window of Psilocybe cubensis strain MGC-MH-2018 chromosome 2, whole genome shotgun sequence:
- a CDS encoding putative transporter (putative transporter C1002.16c) produces MDKVSSRTSGDPEKVQDRSSVSSGSPVTARDVDPALEKRIWRKMDLYILPVVTLFYLLSFLDRSNIGNARVAGLQSNLKMTNKQYSIALTVTYVPYIAAELPSNLLLKAVGPNLMLPTMLTLWGIVTTLQGVVKSYHGLLACRFFLGLFEGGVFPGLVLYLSFFYPRQKLQWRVSAFFSAASISGAFSGLLAFGIINMKGVGGRPGWAWIFILEGLFTVVFGVLSYFLLPRSPAHARFLSSDEKDYVVAALKRDGATGKNDTVDSFSWREVGEAFKLPQVWMLAVMFFFDGTILYGLAYFTPSIVQSLGYTASRAQLMSVPPFATAFVVSMAGAFISDRYRCRGLVTIFASVLAVIGFAMFLKSTKHKIQYASLFFSITGTYLAAPSLSTWSANNAAPYTRRATAIAIGFIMTNSGGILATWLLGSLSPAPHYTLATRVLLSFAVIMGVLAGLNTWYLWDQNKKKEVIRSSSTIDQEKPGLGDRSAWFVYAL; encoded by the exons ATGGACAAGGTCTCCTCCCGAACTTCTGGTGATCCCGAGAAAGTACAAGACCGCAGTAGCGTCAGCAGTGGATCTCCTGTAACCGCCAGGGATGTTGACCCAGCTTTAGAGAAGAGGATTTGGCGAAAGATGGATCTTTATATTCTCCCGGTTGTGACACTGTTTTATCTGCTGTCGTTCTTG GATCGATCCAATATCGGAAATGCACGAGTCGCTGGTCTGCAATCAAACCTCAAGATGACGAACAAGCAGTACAGCATTGCCTTGACTGTAACCTACGTTCCCTATATCGCTGCTGAGCTTCCATCCAACTTGCTGCTCAAG GCTGTCGGTCCCAATCTTATGTTACCCACCATGTTGACTCTCTGGGGTATCGTCACTACTCTGCAGG GCGTGGTGAAGTCATACCATGGACTACTTGCTTGCCGTTTCTTCCTGGGCCTATTCGAAG GTGGTGTGTTCCCCGGATTAGTTCTATAtttatcctttttctatcCACGACAAAAGCTTCAGTGGAG GGTGTCTGCCTTCTTCTCTGCAGCTTCTATTTCGGGAGCCTTCTCTGGCTTACTAGCCTTCGGCATTATTAATATGAAGGGCGTCGGTGGACGTCCAGGCTGGGCATGGATTTTCATTCTGGAGGGCCTCTTCACCGTCGTCTTTGGGGTGTTGTCCTACTTCCTCCTACCAAGATCTCCCGCCCATGCCCGTTTCCTCAGCTCCGACGAGAAAGACTATGTCGTTGCTGCGCTCAAACGAGACGGTGCTACCGGCAAGAACGACACCGTTGACAGCTTCAGCTGGAGGGAAGTTGGCGAGGCTTTCAAATTGCCGCAAGTATGGATGCTTGCTGTGATGTTCTTCTTCGATG GGACCATTCTATATGGACTGGCCTA CTTCACACCGTCAATTGTGCAGAGTCTTGGCTACACGGCATCCAGGGCTCAACTGATGAGCGTACCGCCTTTTGCGACTGCGTTTGTCG TCTCCATGGCTGGTGCCTTTATATCTGACCGCTACCGATGCCGTGGTCTCGTTACCATCTTTGCTTCAGTTCTTGCAGTGATTGGATTTGCAATGTTCCTAA AATCGACCAAGCACAAGATTCAATACGCATCTTTATTCTTCTCCATCACTGGAACGTATCTTGCTGCACCTAGTCTCTCAACCTGGAGTGCCAACAACGCTGCCCCATACACCCGCAGAGCAACGGCCATAGCCATCGGCTTCATTATGACAAACTCTGGTGGTATTCTTGCAACATGGCTACTTGGATCGCTGTCCCCCGCGCCGCACTATACCCTTGCCACACGggttcttctttccttcgCCGTCATCATGGGGGTCCTCGCTGGTCTTAATACGTGGTACCTGTGGgatcaaaacaaaaagaaggaggTTATTCGGTCTTCTTCTACCATTGACCAGGAGAAACCTGGTCTTGGAGATCGCTCTGCATGGTTTGTTTACGCTCTTTAG
- a CDS encoding Vegetative incompatibility protein HET-E-1 has product MENLLRFKNAISSCTHMCRGSGTNKPAYTAHSPTATHEATAKDKSPNHWRYKRLVSSSLFLKFKRRSTTRITAHDNISSTPTLEDARKLLDGKDQSPQHKLLVLHVAHVIENTPNLRNLVVEVVRLVQQSECEDVAQVTIEFATQLITAFEDPSRFPNDQTRLSELVLNFLSILKSANANGIQRTKEQVIHSIRQILTNHYDLFRGSDKKDSWLSCLKSECLGPTLSMLHIIHTSASIVPVPMVQPLIGIIAGLLQATEQACSNYEWMRWLSVTAAEFVVSIAAVVGSVEKPRKEWLEAIDVFQKKLFKIVKEAQHFSKQSVATRFLQQGSHKNAIEFMKEDLKNAIHHFNIQTKMSIKADILQMARQIEVCSLETLPRLTDYDVNSQHGRYRIIQEESIKDVLHWIEDSDGMTFFWIQGAAGIGKSTLAHGLFDILKSEGLLASFAFFSIGNSLCPKDLVRMMARELCSLHPGSRMAVALAIDHCSGVHHSLEKYLIDFIAAPISTLGYAGPLVIIIDGLDEWDKRLMLLDALRRINLPVNLKFVITSRYSPDIEQAIEGSFTQYQLAHVSEDVCYRYFKDNFLAKGINGVDEKLLHDLVVKTDGYLMWAATVFSRISIPDPKRTTLQILENIALPSFYSAEVNWMDDFYREALERILPHQHARSCLELFLSMMALREALPLREFSRLIDLEEHFVKTVYSQLRVLQTRGKFHEGIVQPATQLFHTSFIEYLGRVDKTLSPNGVMAVNCTRFFVKMVRAGTGFVKLQEAEHYVGNHWMDHLWESPSETKGFLETFPHLSRNHICVRGKCLLPHIRLYEALKPSPEVIPYIPVFFSSLGHTYIGVDAISKHRQLTTEAELANNKNPTAFNWTHSESRSISVNYDNVIFEISLAIANFERAVDCAPLSHPWPLTQSKTRQRWTQNRFGHIETPQSDNIPINLGCRSTGRMSETAEITNPAYPYHHEATQHSVAIKQSMSNIKKVDYKPDASLPGIFSNLGVCYSSLFERTRDITDISRAIKHFQQAVQHAPYGHGDLPQIFSDLSKCYLLRFEHAADPTDINLAIAYANKATRSAPPGHPCLPLWTSSLGDLYQRRFEQTADIMDFRNAIDNLWAIGFRLEKL; this is encoded by the exons ATGGAAAATCTCCTCCGGTTCAAGAATGCCATTTCTAGCTGTACACATATGTGTAGAGGCTCTGGCACCAACAAGCCAGCCTATACGGCACATTCACCAACCGCCACTCATGAGGCAACCGCCAAAGACAAGAGCCCAAATCATTGGCGATATAAACGATTGGTCTCCAGTTCCCTCTTTTTAAAATTTAAGCGTCGCTCGACGACACGTATCACTGCACACGACAACATATCCTCCACCCCAACACTAGAAGACGCCAGAAAACTGCTCGACGGGAAGGACCAGAGCCCTCAACATAAATTGCTTGTCCTCCATGTGGCACACGTCATCGAAAACACACCTAACCTTCGTAATCTGGTTGTAGAGGTTGTACGACTTGTCCAACAGTCAGAA TGTGAAGATGTCGCTCAGGTTACGATTGAGTTTGCCACTCAGTTGATTACAGCATTTGAAGACCCAAGCCGTTTTCCTAACGATCAAACACGGCTATCTGAACTCGTGTTAAATTTCCTTAG TATTTTGAAATCGGCAAATGCAAATGGTATACAGAGGACAAAGGAGCAAGTTATACATTCTATCAGGCAAATCCTC ACAAATCATTATGATCTGTTCCGTGGAAGTGACAAGAAAGACTCCTGGTTGTCATGCCTTAAAAGTGAATGTCTTGGGCCAACCTTGTCTATGTTACACATCATCCATACAAGTGCCTCAATAGTCCCTGTTCCGATGGTTCAGCCACTTATAGGGATCATTGCTGGTCTACTCCAAGCCACCGAG CAAGCCTGCAGCAACTATGAATGGATGAGATGGCTTTCTGTTACAGCTGCGGAGTTTGTTGTTTCCATTGCTGCCGTAGTTGGTTCTGTTGAGAAGCCTAGAAAGGAATGGCTTGAGGCAATCGACGTATTCCAAAA AAAACTCTTCAAAATCGTCAAAGAAGCACAGCATTTTTCAAAGCAGAGCGTCGCTACCCGATTCCTCCAACAAGGGAGTCATAAAAACGCTATTGAATTCATGAAAGAAGACCTCAAGAATGCTATACATCACTTCAAT ATTCAAACCAAAATGAGCATTAAGGCGGATATTTTGCAGATGGCGCGCCAGATTG AGGTTTGCTCGCTGGAAACGCTTCCTCGTTTGACAGATTATGATGTCAATTCTCAACATGGCCGTTACAGGATCATACAGGAGGAGTCAATCAAAGATGTATTGCATTGGATTGAAGACTCAGATGGAATGACCTTCTTCTGGATTCAAGGTGCTGCCGGCATAGGAAAGTCGACATTGGCCCATGGACTGTTTGACATCCTAAAGAGCGAGGGCCTTCTTGCTTCATTTGCCTTCTTTTCCATTGGTAATAGCTTGTGCCCAAAGGACCTTGTCCGGATGATGGCTCGAGAATTATGCAGCTTACACCCCGGGTCTCGTATGGCAGTCGCGCTGGCCATAGACCATTGTTCTGGGGTACATCACTCTCTCGAAAAATATCTGATCGATTTCATTGCAGCACCAATATCTACATTGGGCTACGCGGGACCACTTGTTATTATCATCGATGGACTGGACGAATGGGATAAAAGGCTTATGTTACTTGATGCCCTGCGTCGGATTAACCTGCCAGTCAATCTGAAATTTGTCATTACAAGTCGTTATTCGCCGGATATTGAACAGGCCATTGAGGGAAGTTTCACCCAATACCAGTTGGCCCATGTGTCGGAAGACGTTTGCTACAGGTACTTCAAGGACAATTTTCTTGCAAAAGGAATCAATGGCGTAGATGAAAAACTGCTGCATGACCTCGTCGTGAAAACTGACGGGTATCTCATGTGGGCCGCAACCGTCTTCTCCCGTATATCCATTCCAGATCCGAAGAGAACAACGCTACAAATCCTCGAGAATATTGCCTTACCGTCTTTTTATTCTGCGGAAGTAAATTGGATGGACGACTTTTATCGAGAAGCATTGGAACGAATTCTGCCTCATCAACACGCCAGATCATGTCTCGAATTATTTCTTTCAATGATGGCGCTGAGGGAAGCCCTCCCTCTTCGGGAATTTTCCCGCTTGATTGATTTGGAGGAGCATTTTGTCAAGACTGTCTACTCCCAATTGAGGGTGCTGCAGACTCGGGGGAAATTCCATGAGGGAATAGTGCAACCTGCCACACAATTATTCCACACCTCATTCATCGAGTATTTGGGTCGGGTAGACAAAACTCTGAGTCCAAATGGCGTCATGGCCGTGAACTGCACACGCTTTTTCGTAAAAATGGTTCGGGCAGGCACTGGATTTGTCAAGCTTCAAGAAGCGGAACATTATGTTGGAAATCACTGGATGGACCATTTATGGGAGAGTCCCTCGGAAACCAAAGGCTTCCTGGAGACATTTCCACATCTTTCAAGAAACCACATATGTGTGCGTGGTAAATGCTTGCTGCCTCACATACGCCTCTATGAGGCTCTGAAGCCTTCGCCCGAGGTAATCCCCTACATCCCAGTTTTCTTCAGCTCTCTTGGGCATACGTATATAGGCGTTGATGCTATATCGAAACACCGGCAACTTACAACCGAAGCTGAGCTCGCTAACAACAAGAACCCAACGGCCTTCAACTGGACGCATTCCGAATCGCGTTCCATTTCGGTTAATTATGATAATGTCATTTTTGAGATTAGTTTGGCCATAGCCAACTTTGAGAGAGCAGTAGATTGCGCTCCCTTGAGCCATCCTTGGCCTCTCACCCAGTCTAAAACTCGGCAACGCTGGACCCAGAATCGATTTGGGCACATCGAGACACCCCAGAGCGACAATATCCCCATAAACCTCGGCTGCAGGTCGACTGGGCGTATGTCTGAAACCGCAGAAATTACGAATCCAGCATATCCTTATCACCACGAAGCTACGCAACACAGCGTAGCCATCAAGCAGTCCATGTCCAACATCAAGAAAGTGGATTATAAGCCTGACGCAAGTCTTCCAGGAATATTCAGCAACCTTGGAGTCTGTTACTCGTCTCTCTTTGAGCGCACCAGAGACATAACAGATATCAGCCGAGCCATAAAACATTTCCAACAAGCAGTGCAACATGCTCCCTACGGTCATGGAGATCTCCCACAAATATTCAGTGATCTGTCAAAGTGCTACCTCCTTAGATTTGAGCATGCTGCGGATCCGACAGATATCAACCTCGCCATAGCTTACGCTAATAAGGCTACACGTTCTGCTCCACCCGGTCATCCATGCCTGCCATTATGGACCAGCAGCCTAGGTGATCTTTACCAACGTAGGTTTGAACAAACCGCGGACATTATGGATTTCCGCAACGCTATAGATAATTTGTGGGCAATAGGGTTTCGACTTGAAAAGCTTTAA